The Raphanus sativus cultivar WK10039 chromosome 6, ASM80110v3, whole genome shotgun sequence sequence TATCTCCTCATCCAGGTCTCCATTTAAAAATGCATTTGAGATATCAAGTTGTCGCAAAAACCAATTCATCTTAGCAGCAAGACCAAAAACCAACTTCACTGTAACCAATTTTGCCACGGGAGAGAAAGTGTCATTGTAATCTATTCCCTCTTGTTGCGTATAACCTTTCGCAACTAACCGTGATTTTGGTCTTTCTACAGTCCCATCAGCATGATATTTGATTGTATGTAACCACTTACAACCTACTGCTTCTTTACCCGGAGGTAACTCAGTGATACTCCAAGTTCCTGTGCGAATGAAAGCACCAATCTCCTTTCCTATTGAATCACGCCATATCTTGTCTTCTAAAGCCTCAGAGATCCGAGTTGGGATCTTAGCCGGAGTGATGATATTAGTAAAAGCACGGAAAGGCTCAGATAGATAAGAATAAGAAATATAGTTGATAATAGGATAAGGAGAAGTGTGGTTGAGTGTTTGAGTGTTTGAGGGTATAGAAAGGCCAGATATATGAGTAGAACTATTATTATAGCAATGAAAGTCCTGCAGGTGTAAAGGCTTTTTCTTTTGCCTAGTGGATCGCAATTCAGTTTGAACTGTATCCACAGAAGATAACTCATCTCGAGGAAGATGAGTATCAGAAGATGTGTGCACAAGAGGCACTGAAACATCGATAGGTGCAGGAAAATGAAGATGAGGAAAGAAACTTTTGACATCTTCGGGGATGTGTGAAGATGCAAAAGGGAAAATATCCTCATAGAATATGACATGTCTAGAAATAGAAACTGAGCGTGTCTCTATATCTAAGAGTTTATAACCTTTATAACCGGCAGGGTATCCTAGGAAGACACAGGCTCTAGCACGAGGTTCAAACTTATTTCTAGACTTAGGAGAGGTGGAAACATAACAAAGACACCCAAAGGTTTTAAGTAAATGATACTCTGGAATCTTAGATATAAGCTTTTCATAAGGAGTTTTATTTCCTAAGACAGGGGAGGGAAGACGGTTGATCAGAAATGTAGCTGTTAAAACACAATCCCCCCAATATTCTAAAGGAACTCCAGATTGAAATATGAGAGCCCTAGCTACATTCAACAGATGCTGATGCTTTCTCTCTACTACTGAGTTCTGTTCAGGAGTATCAGGACAAGAATGAAATGCTTTAATGCCTTTATTATGATACAATGCAGTAAAATTCAGTTCATTGGCATTATCAGAACGAACAGCACCCACTCTAGTATTCAATTGATTCTCTATCATCTCAATAAAACCAGGAAAAACATGCAATACATCTGATTTCTGCTTAAGCATATAAACCCAAGTAGCTCTACTAAAATCATCaacaattgttaaaaaatacCTATAACCATCAATAGTAGGTACAGCAAATGGACCCCAAGTATCAATGTGAAGTAATTCCAAAGGTTTTGAACAAAGATGATTTCGAGAAACAAAAGGAATACGCTTTTGTTTAGACAAATGACAAACATGACAAACTTTAGAATGCTTTACATCTTTTTCTTTCGGTATAAGTAAAATTTCAGACAGAGAATTAATTTTCTTCATAGACGGATGACCTAGTCTCTTGTGCCATGTCAAAGGATCAAGAACAATGCTAGAACAAACAGAGACATTACCTGGACTCTGAACAACGAGATTAGCATGAGTTTTATTGTGATCTAAGACATATAAGTTGGCAACTTGACTACCTCGACCAATCATCAACTCCTGAGTAAGAGCCTGAATGAAACAAGAATCAGAAGTAAAACTAACTTGAGAATTCAGAGATTTAGTTATTACACTGACACTTAACAAATTAAACTTGAACTCAGGAATATGCAGAACACTATAGAGAGAGATTGCATCAGTTAGTTGAACATAACCAGTTCCAGATATTTTAACTGTGTAACCATTGGGTAGAGTAACGAAGGTATTCTCTAAGGGTTGATAATCTCTATATAAACTCCTATTATGAGTAACATGGTGACTAGCCCCTGAGTCTATGATCCAATCACTAAGAGACAGCTCAGTTCCTTTAGGTATAGTGGAAGTCAACATGTCATAGTAAGAGAGATTATATAGTGAGAGAAATGTACCCGAAATCTGAGAGATCATAGGTACGGAGGATGATGTAGAGGCGATGGATTTTTCAGAACATGGCGTGACCCCAGAGGATTGGAGTTTGGAGCTGAAATACGCAATCATTTGTTGGAGTTGATCCTTGGACAAGTTGTTACTGGCTTCATCGAATCCCTGATCTTTCACAGGCACATTCGAGCCTACAGATGCCAAGTTCGCATTTCCAACTGAATTGTTCTTCTTAGCTCGTGGATGCCCTGGTGGATAACCATGCACTTTGTAACACTTATCAACCGTGTGTCCTATGCGAGAGCAATGAGAACACTTCGGTTTCTGAAAATTTCCATGAGCTAGTAAGACCGGATTTTGCTCTATAGCAGAGGCTTGATTCTGAAATGCAGTTGGAGTTGGAATCTGCCTTTGTGTTCCTCCTAACACTCTTTGACTTTCATCCTGATCCAGCATATTGTAGATATCATTCAATCCAGGTCTCGGCTTCATGTTAAGAATCTGTCCTCGAACATTGTTGAAGCTATCATTCAATCCCATAAGAAATTGAATAATTCGACTTGTTTCTGCCTCTTCAAGTAGCTCCTGGACTTGTTCACAATCACACTTCTTAACTACGCTTGATTTTGTGTTTGCCAACTGCTCCCACAGAATCTTCTTCTTCGTGAAGTATGTTGAAAGATCCAGTTCTCCTTGCTTCAGAGTCATAACAGCTTGCTCCAACTGATACTTTCGTGGCAGATTATTCACCTTAAAACGACGAAACAGATCATCCCACATCTCAGCAGCATCTTGATAGTAGAGAATACTATCATAGATCTCCTTGCTAACGACATTAAGAATCCATGATTTCACCATACTGTTGCAACGACTCCAAATCTTAAACAAACTATCATCAACAGACGGCCTTGGAAGAGATCCATCTACAAAACTCAACTTATTCTTCGCCTCTAAGCTAATCTTCATCGCAATCGACCAGCTATTATAGTTAGTTCCATCAAGAGTGTGAACTACTATGGTCAGACCTGGATGATCAGCTGAATGAAGGAAGAACGGGCTGTAGATGCTATCGTAAGAGTCCGAGAGCTTCAGCTGTGTATTCATCACTCTCGGAGTCGCCGATCTTTGAGATTGTTGTTGATTCTTCGTCGCGGTAACAGGTTCATCGTAGATCTGAAATCCGATCGGAGATTTGATCGCAGATCCATCTTCATCCGAGTGTGCGCTTCGCGTCTTCATTTTTCCTCCTTTCTTCCCCATCGTGACTTCAATCGAGCTTGCGGAAGCTCAGAGATGATCGATCGAAGGTATTGAGGAAGATAATCAAGCAGAAATTGAAGAAATCGTGAGCTCGATCATAGAAATCAAGAGagaatgctctgataccataatagagatcgagagcaaagagataTTTTGGTAAACTGATCTCTTATTTTCCACAAAATGGCAATGAGTTTGTTACAGTCAATATATACAATTACAACCTGTAAACCAAACTTGGATCAAGTAAACCAGCTAATCTAATCTAGACTAAACCGGTAGTAAACCATATACATTAATACTGGTCGGCGGTGGTGGAGTCACGGGGGCGGTGAGTGGTGGAGGCGGAGGAGGAGTGGTTATGAAAGGGTGTGGAGCGATAGGGACTCATCAGATGGTGGGCAATGCACAGATTCTTAGATGATGATATTTAACTTTACTATTATTATATTGATGTTCAAGAAAAAGATGATTCCAGGGACggtaaaattaatttcaaataaaaaaagaggaACTATAAGTCTTTTGACTTTATATTTTCCTGCTTAGGGCATGCATGTGATGGTTCTAATGTCAGTCTCTCCATGGGTTTTGGAGTGGGTTGTAAATTAGAAACTACTATCATATATCGTATTTTTGTTAATGAAATAATTTCAAGCATATAGTGATAGATGTTATCAGCTTCAGGCTTCTGTGCGACCTTTTTGTTGTTGCCACactaaatatatgtttatttcaACCTATTTCAAGCATATAGTGATAGATGCTTACTTATTTCAACCTATTCAAGCATATAGTGATAGATGCTTACTTATTTCAACCTATTTCAAGCATATAGTGATAGATGCTTACTTATTTAAACCTAAATGTTTATTTCAAGCTTGGCAATCTAAAAACGGAAACATTCCCAATCATCAGAGGTCcttaatgtttctttttataagtATAGTAGTGAATTGATGGTGGTGCTTTGCTCATTTATCTTTTTACATGGATCGGACCATAATTAAATACatgttttttcaaaacaaaatagcTTTCGAATTTCGAATGTcacttttgaattttcttttaaagcCCATTGGATGACGAAGAATAATAGCTTATCAATGTTCTTTAAGATAAAACCAATAATAAAGCCCAGCCCAGCTCATTAAAAATTGAAGGATGATGATCACATCTCTTATAATATTTACTACACCGTGGGCTCATCGTCGGATCTCACCACACCCGAAAAGCCTCAACAAGGTCGAGGGTCCATAAATAAATGGTGAGCATTAATTAGAACTCCTCAAGAAGCGAAGCTTCACAGCTGTATAATCTCTCAAGTCACCTCATCTCATGTGACCACCTGCTGCTACTCTCTTATTCTTATTACTCGCTGCCTGCCTCTCATCTCTAGCATTGCCATGGCAGCTCCGTCTCTTAACCTCCTCCTTACCAttgtctctcttctcttcatttCACTCCCGAGATTTGAATCTCTCCCCGAAAACCCTTCCGTGGTTCTCCTAGGCGACGGACTCGAATGGGCGACCTCTCACGGCGACGCATTCGACTTTGAAAGCTTTGAAGATGCAGAAGAGGAAGATGACGACGTCGGTGTTGCTGTTGCAGATCGACGGTCATTGTACTGGAAGAGGAGGAGATACTACATCTCGTACGGTGCATTGTCAGCGAACAGAGTCCCGTGTCCTCCAAGATCTGGAAGATCTTACTACACTCACAACTGCTTCAGAGCTAGAGGTCCAGTTCATCCCTACACTCGAGGCTGCTCCTCCATCACTCGTTGCCGGAGGTAGAAACAAAACATCTGCTCTGCTTTTGTCCGTCCCCTGGTATTTTCGTAATATTGTTGTAAACCGTGATTTAATTACGTTCCTACAACTTAATTAAGACATaggattattattattattattacagtGCTATTTCAATGTATCAAACATTATGGTGATTACTGAGGTCACGTGGTTTTTGGGTTTGTAATTTCGCCTACTGAACTTGTGTTTTTTGTCGGTtggttttaaattattatttttgtactACTGTTTATGAACTTAAAGTCAcatgtatttggatttttctatgTATGATAATGTTCCCAACCTTTCCAATTTTCATATCTCATCTAAAATTATACATGGTTCGGATGTGGTTCTCATTAGTCTCATTGGGCAgctacgtttttttttttatcaaaccaagCTTTTCACTACTTCTAACACAATCAGTCTACAGAGTTTCCAACGACAGAGGGGTTATTTGACAAAAGGAACAGAGCGTTCTTCGCTAACAGGTCAGCCGGACCATTACATTTGCGAGAAATAAACTTAAAAGAGATAGAGGAGAAGGAGTTACTCAACACGCCGAGGTCATGGAGTATCCCTCTAATAGCGGTCACGTTCTTGTTTCCTGTGATCGCGTCAATAAGAACCTTAGAATCTGAACAGATTACGTCTTTGATGTTTGAGGAGATGGCCTTTGAGAGACCGACTTTCAACGCTAGTGCCTCTGCTGCTAGAGCTGAGGAAACATAGCGTCGGGACTCGGTTCCTTAGAAGGTAACCGTGTTTGCAGCATCCTTACATATCCAAGCTAAGCCCCCTGCAAAAGAAGACCCGTTCCAAGCAGCATCTGAGCAAACAAGGTGACAATGCGCTGGAACCTGAGGTAAAGAGTTCGATGGGTGACAGTCTTTAGGTGAATCAGAGACAACTTTGCGGTCCGGGAGTGAGGCCTGCCATTCCTTAGCCGCTTTGATAGCTTTTGCCACCATTTCTGTTTCCGAAAAAGACTTATCTTCGAACAGCAATTGATTCCTGCTAGTccacaaaacccaaaaaatccaAGGGTATAGGGGAGTTGTCAGGCCCGTGGGAGGTAAGTTGATCATTCGAGCGCTGGCCTTTAACAGGTCTTCCATCGTCTGTCTCACGCTACTGGTTGGCTTCAGATGAGCTGGAACCATGTTCCAAACTCTTTGGGCAGTTACACAAGAGAACATAACATGATAAATAGTTTCTGGTTCTCCACACCTCTTGCATTTGCCATCAACTTGAATGCCTCTTTTGATCAAGGTTTCACCCACCGCCAGCGCTTTGTTCTTTAGTTTCCATAAAAAGTGGCGAAGCTTTGGTGAACATTGAACATTCCAAACCAGTTGTTTCCAGTTGAAGGAGTCTAGAGGGTTGCCATTGTGGATCTTGGCCAAAGCATACCCTGACTTCGTCGAATAGTTCCCAGACTTTTCAGGTAGCCAGAACACTTCATCATTCAAGTCATGCTCGCTAGGAATTAGCTTCCTGATCTGAGCTTCATACACAGGTACTCGCTTTCTGATCTCGCACAGATCCCAGGTAGTGGAGTTAAGAAGCATAAGATCACTAACCAAGAGGTGCTGGTCCTGTTCTGAAGGTGGTCCTATTAAGCGCTCATGATGCTCTGTTGAGAGCCAGTTATCCTTCCGGACTCTAATGCTTTTTCCATTTCCGACAGCCCATCCAATTTCACGTTTGATGATCTCTCTGCTAGAATTCCCCGCCATCCGTGAGATGCTGGGCAGCTACGTTATTGGGCTGATTCTTTTAGTCCCAATTTATGAGTTTGGGTCTTGGATTAAAAATACAGTTGTTGTCTTTTAGTCTTTATCATGACGTGCTGAGTGAGGTAAGAATGCAAATAGGTAGGAAGAACAGTAGGTACTCAATAGATACCACAACTTGTATAACGCTCACGTGTAATAAAAACTCTTCCCTTATCATGAATAGTCAAGAGACGgctttttcgttttttttttttttggtaaacagaGACGGCTTTTTCgttttaaattctaaactagGAAGAAAACATAAGCGGATTTGGATttggtatgttttttttttgctagggATTTGGTATGTTTTTAGAATGGCCTTTGACCCAACTTCATGGCtcaaatgaaaagaaacatGTTTAAATTTAAATGCATGAACTTGTGTCTGGTGGCTGATTATGCGTTTCGTTTCAGATATCCTAGACCTTATTTTGACATAAGATTAATCGtacttgtttgttttttttttgaacgaaaTCGTacttgtttcaaaatataatatctatACTATATTTTAGCTTGACTTGATATAAAAAGAGTATGCAATGATAAAACGGTGAGATTTGACGTTGCATAATCAGAGAGgttgatgcggccatcaaaccagtggttgaaccagaagTCAACCAAACATTCCAAACCgaccactttggaggtaccagcgacagaggtccagtcccaggcgtatatctcgacaaccaaaagaAGTTTTGGagtaaaacaaattttaatggattctacactcaagaaggagtccagcccaattggaatatccagaaaagcttaccggaccaaggagttatggattttacaaactggaggttctccagcccatccatctgcgagtacccgacttttgaaggagattcaagcccaatgaagaagcggcctgaaccaaaaccaatcataggattcaagagggatctctcatctttccagaaaGCCCAATATCAAGAGAAATGTCCACGGAAATTAGGAGTAATGCCCTTTGCCAGAACCGGTCCAACCAGTTCTACacctgcctcaattggaagctaaccggttcaatcagctgcaaaccagacattggcgtccaggagatcatttcaaccaatcaggaggtattgaagaagtccttagctacaccagagcccaggagatcagCTGGTTCAACTAAGAgccacttaaatcaaaccggagctatttatggaaagattggacaatctatcggtttgatcatttccaagcaattccaatccgaccagaagacatcaggactaaaccaggacgtccaggagacattataTGTGTCCAAGAAGAGTTCCACAAGTTTCTACcatgcaccagcccccattggatcaggaagatccacacttacaccaaactgccttatttggagatctttgcaataaagctccaacagctcttttctcttcagttaAGGCACAACCTCAGCACCTTGCAGACCATAAGGAAGATTCCCAGAAAGCTTACTTACCCCTTCAAACcgtccagatacaagaagaacatcagccacattcatttggccaagattctcaccattaagcctctaacggctatattccatggagccatcaaacctttgatttcctttgcttttatttcgagtttattagtttccttttatcattttatgactgttagagtctgtcttggtcgagcctataaagctctagtctttgtttcattgtaaagcacccatctttgaaagtaataagaattattcagttttctagttttcttaaaactattgtttgaagtctttagagtttgtgagaagcagctccagagcaccttgacttatcaagactcctttccatagtgtcttgtggcgtcctcaatccccccatccttccatcccattcatttgccaagcttgagagagttacacaaccagcaagcaaagcaccatctcaatccacttcaatcatcaactaattaggctgagagtgatacacatccagcagcctaattccatcctatcctttgcttatttatcttatttagttcATCATAGAATCAGCATCTTattcatatttcatttgtttctgttttgctttataaaaacttataaaaattcataaaaatctatcttctttgttttcaggttgaatctcagttcatcaattcatatagtctgatttccaggctgtatcagAGGTCAATCTAAAATTCCAAGTTAGACGGAATATTCCAAAACTTTTATATTGTGGATATTTTCGAAGGACCTATTGACTTGCCTACAAGGTTACTTAAAAGTCCACTTGGATGTCAAAGTTGTTT is a genomic window containing:
- the LOC108834327 gene encoding protein RALF-like 34, giving the protein MAAPSLNLLLTIVSLLFISLPRFESLPENPSVVLLGDGLEWATSHGDAFDFESFEDAEEEDDDVGVAVADRRSLYWKRRRYYISYGALSANRVPCPPRSGRSYYTHNCFRARGPVHPYTRGCSSITRCRR